The following proteins are co-located in the Haloarcula marismortui ATCC 43049 genome:
- a CDS encoding PQQ-binding-like beta-propeller repeat protein: MSSQRAPTADLGDVAPARSRHQGRRSAVTLTSGLAVVGTADGDLQAFDVSADAGPLHRRWQYGTDGEPSVVAAVPFDGGVVTGERSARGEIRCHDAGGDLRWRYETRGDLGEAQQETRFLLPFVASLATDGDRCYAAARRYERRTDDDGNDLRHFESVVYAFGADGSIDWTYRTDGSPISLDADKNRVAVAYNRCPGDHQHGLVVLDADDGDPRWMWDPGTDGQRRVGDVALLADGAVVSSHGDYRGYRLDSGGRERWRVPLATPTDVAGDTVYAYPNHVHATDEGAVFVTGNTYPEDGRETDARHPNEHTAAGVSLDGNRRWDAPVGGFASGLGTDGSLLAVPGAQNFRDRDADDHALRLFDVVDGPLDTLDTDGVVTAAAVSDGTAVAVEEPVVYHDEGHERGAYRLHRIETPVADAST, from the coding sequence ATGAGTAGCCAGCGCGCCCCGACCGCTGACCTCGGGGATGTAGCGCCAGCCCGCTCGCGCCATCAGGGCCGCCGCTCGGCGGTCACGCTGACCAGTGGTCTCGCGGTCGTCGGCACCGCTGATGGGGACCTGCAGGCGTTCGACGTGTCGGCGGACGCCGGTCCGCTACACCGGCGCTGGCAGTACGGCACGGATGGCGAACCGAGTGTCGTCGCGGCGGTGCCTTTCGACGGCGGTGTCGTCACTGGCGAACGCAGCGCCCGCGGCGAGATCCGCTGTCACGATGCCGGCGGCGACCTGCGATGGCGGTACGAAACCCGCGGGGACCTCGGCGAGGCCCAGCAGGAGACGCGCTTCTTATTACCTTTCGTCGCCAGCCTCGCCACCGACGGTGACCGCTGCTACGCCGCTGCCCGGCGATACGAGCGCCGGACCGACGACGACGGGAACGACCTTCGCCACTTCGAGAGCGTCGTCTACGCCTTCGGAGCTGATGGCTCCATTGACTGGACATACCGGACCGACGGCTCACCCATCTCGCTCGATGCTGACAAGAACCGCGTCGCCGTCGCGTACAACCGGTGTCCTGGCGACCACCAGCACGGCCTCGTCGTCCTCGACGCCGACGACGGTGACCCGCGCTGGATGTGGGACCCCGGGACCGACGGCCAGCGCCGTGTCGGCGACGTTGCGCTGCTGGCTGACGGCGCTGTTGTCTCCAGCCACGGCGATTACCGCGGCTACCGGCTCGACAGCGGCGGCCGGGAGCGCTGGCGCGTCCCACTGGCGACGCCGACCGACGTGGCCGGTGACACCGTCTACGCGTACCCGAACCACGTCCACGCGACGGACGAGGGCGCGGTGTTCGTCACCGGCAACACATATCCAGAGGACGGCCGTGAAACGGACGCCCGCCACCCGAACGAGCACACCGCCGCTGGTGTCTCGCTCGATGGTAACCGCCGCTGGGACGCGCCCGTGGGCGGCTTCGCTAGCGGACTGGGAACTGATGGCTCGCTGCTGGCCGTTCCCGGCGCGCAGAACTTCCGGGACCGCGACGCCGACGACCACGCGCTTCGACTGTTCGATGTTGTCGACGGCCCCCTCGACACGTTGGACACCGACGGCGTCGTGACGGCAGCCGCAGTCTCCGATGGGACCGCTGTTGCTGTCGAGGAACCGGTCGTTTACCACGACGAGGGCCACGAACGCGGCGCGTACCGATTGCATCGAATCGAGACACCCGTCGCTGACGCGTCGACGTAG
- a CDS encoding CbiX/SirB N-terminal domain-containing protein gives MSEAITAPETLDDEAVLLVGHGSRREKSNEQVRDLAVELEGRLGIPVDAAFLELAEPAIDEAIAGLARAVSQVSVVHLSLFAASHVKNDVPLAVEQAREAHPELTINNGAHLGVHPALLDLLDDRAAAVEAELGVDREEDDVAAVVCARGSSDPDANADVHKLARLLYEGREFSRVEASFIGVTEPLLDDTLHDIAKTRPDAVVVIPYMLGDGVLTGRIKDGAREFDEEYPYVDAAPGEPLGTDTRLLDVLGDRWQEARTGSVEMSCDTCKYKVELDGYEEDQGGARAMLRALTHQAEHADRENVDDDPHVHDAPEKHVAVCTNQTCAQDGAPAVLERLRQAARDSDQCDARITRSSCLGRCGEGPMVAVYPDGVWYGGVEDEDAAEIVSSHLDRDRIVSELVDQTL, from the coding sequence ATGAGTGAAGCTATCACCGCGCCGGAGACGCTGGACGACGAAGCGGTGCTGCTGGTCGGCCACGGCTCCCGGCGCGAGAAGTCGAACGAACAGGTCCGCGACCTTGCGGTCGAACTGGAGGGCCGACTCGGCATCCCGGTCGACGCGGCCTTTCTCGAACTGGCCGAGCCGGCTATCGACGAGGCCATCGCGGGGCTGGCCAGAGCCGTCTCGCAGGTATCGGTGGTCCACCTCTCCCTGTTTGCCGCCAGTCACGTCAAAAACGACGTGCCGCTGGCTGTCGAGCAGGCCCGTGAGGCCCACCCTGAACTGACCATCAACAACGGCGCGCACCTGGGCGTCCACCCGGCGCTGCTGGACCTGCTGGACGACCGCGCGGCGGCCGTCGAGGCCGAACTGGGCGTCGACCGCGAGGAAGACGATGTGGCCGCCGTCGTCTGCGCCCGTGGCTCCAGCGACCCGGACGCCAACGCCGACGTGCACAAGCTCGCTCGCCTGCTGTACGAGGGCCGCGAGTTCTCGCGGGTCGAGGCGTCGTTCATCGGCGTCACCGAGCCGTTGCTCGATGACACGCTACACGACATCGCCAAGACGCGACCCGATGCCGTCGTCGTCATCCCGTACATGCTCGGGGACGGCGTGCTGACCGGCCGCATCAAGGACGGCGCACGCGAGTTCGACGAGGAATACCCCTACGTCGACGCCGCGCCCGGCGAACCGCTCGGGACCGACACGCGCCTGCTGGACGTGCTGGGCGACCGCTGGCAGGAAGCTCGGACCGGAAGCGTCGAGATGTCCTGTGACACCTGCAAGTACAAGGTCGAACTCGACGGCTACGAGGAGGACCAGGGCGGCGCTCGCGCGATGCTCCGGGCGCTGACCCATCAGGCCGAACACGCCGACCGCGAGAACGTCGACGACGACCCGCACGTCCACGACGCCCCGGAAAAACACGTCGCCGTCTGCACGAACCAGACCTGCGCCCAAGACGGCGCGCCAGCGGTCCTCGAACGCCTGCGGCAGGCCGCCCGCGACAGCGACCAGTGCGACGCCCGCATCACGCGGTCGTCGTGTCTCGGCCGCTGTGGCGAGGGGCCCATGGTCGCCGTCTACCCGGACGGCGTCTGGTACGGCGGCGTTGAGGACGAGGACGCCGCCGAGATTGTCTCCTCACATCTGGACCGCGACCGCATCGTAAGCGAACTCGTCGACCAGACCCTTTGA
- a CDS encoding DUF3209 family protein has protein sequence MSCYEIEALRLGLMNVLGTEDDHARQHAEQELEGHMTGPIEALAGAKTLAAIERHLDAALVDLEEEIAATPEDDPEYDYLRGRLVAVRDAERAVSRITMQGEDVLAGLGEAHDVLHEAFPVDE, from the coding sequence ATGAGCTGCTACGAAATCGAGGCCCTCCGACTGGGTCTCATGAACGTTCTCGGTACCGAAGACGACCACGCGCGCCAGCACGCGGAACAGGAGCTGGAGGGCCACATGACCGGCCCGATAGAGGCCCTCGCCGGCGCGAAGACGCTCGCCGCCATCGAGCGCCACCTCGACGCCGCGCTCGTGGACCTCGAAGAGGAAATCGCCGCAACCCCCGAAGACGACCCCGAGTACGACTACCTCCGGGGGCGACTGGTCGCCGTCCGCGACGCCGAGCGGGCGGTGTCGCGCATCACCATGCAGGGCGAGGATGTCCTCGCCGGGCTCGGTGAGGCCCACGACGTGCTTCACGAGGCCTTCCCGGTCGATGAGTAG
- the cobN gene encoding cobaltochelatase subunit CobN translates to MPQLGLYTATENELGAVQRAAGEVDADLVVRSESDLDDEPAVEAFVDELTDADAVVLWLHGAEDSMPGYEMAVERLREAGVPLVVKATGDAFAFEDTSVPDEHRDTVYDYLDKGGASNVANCVRYLVAQYGDADPSYDEPVTLPTEGVYHPDHPGASIDELRATFDPAKPTVAVWFYESHWTHENTRYVDAQVRAIEAHGANALPIFCEPATDAEGQWNAEQVTEEWLLDADGNPLVDAVCSSFMFSLSMDERGRSADDEGQSAEDVFLDKLGVPVIQTVTTMRSRSRYDSSDTGVMGFELALSVALPEFDGNVITHPISGKERTDDAADIGSAPKQHFPIDDRIDHVARLAVNWAELRHTPNDEKQVAVVLHNYPPSDDGIGTAFGLDSPESTVNLLEELDARGYDLGDTMPESGQSLVERLTAQLTLDDRWVAPEDVRELSVDTVSPTQYGEWFEMLDDDFRENVVEEWGDPPERPFAIPGVEFGNVLVTVQPPRGFGMDPSKVYHDSDLQPPHDYVAFYRWLRNSYETDAVVHLGTHGSLEWLPGKTVGLDGESAPDQLIDDIPNVYPYIVNNPGEGTQAKRRSYAAIVDYLTPVMANAGTYDDLADLEELADRYREAGMEDARTDDGEHLAEQLRQTVDELDLAVELGIAGEIDEKADVRGPDEAGSTLAEGDVAGDDLDIDALVERVHEYLTDVKTTQIRKGLHTMGEPPADDRLVDYLVALTRLENPGAPSLRESVAGVLGVDYDKLRNAPGEYDEALGMTYAEAADHVHETSKDLVRTLAEHDFDVPESELEDNTSEVNMNLLVVDIEPLGDARVRSGAHEDLREALAYICEEAAPRVAGAADEIPRTADALAGEYVPPGGSGAPTRGGVDLLPTARNFYTLDPRKVPAKTAWDVGSEVADGVLERHETDEGEYPEEIGVVVWGTPTVRTRGETIAQVLALMGVEPVWSDAGRVEDVEPIPLEELGRPRIDVTTRVSGLFRDAFPAAAGVVHDAVDAVVDLDEPHEMNYVKKHVEEETDDLVADGMDEGDAESAAKHRVFTTRPGGYGAGTNKAVDEGNWDDRSDLADVYVQWGGYAMGSRGRVSDAHDAFERRLSSVDATVKIEDTAEQDEFDSSDWYAFHGGFISAVTEIAGEEPNSYVGDSSDPDNVDVYTNEEKVRKAMRARVLNPSWLDSMEEHGYKGAGDLSTTVDVVLGWDATTDVVSDTLWEDVAERYAFDEERQDWLRDVNPWALDSITDTLLEAIDRGLWDADDETRDRLRDLNLEVDGDLESRATGGPERGSPNERAGSSATREQDEEVTSDDD, encoded by the coding sequence ATGCCACAGCTAGGACTCTACACCGCGACGGAGAACGAACTCGGGGCCGTCCAGCGGGCCGCGGGCGAGGTCGACGCCGACCTCGTCGTGCGCTCGGAGAGCGACCTCGACGACGAGCCAGCGGTCGAGGCGTTCGTCGACGAACTGACCGACGCCGACGCCGTCGTCCTCTGGCTCCACGGGGCCGAGGACAGCATGCCCGGCTACGAGATGGCCGTCGAGCGGTTGCGCGAGGCCGGCGTCCCGCTCGTGGTGAAAGCGACGGGCGACGCCTTCGCCTTCGAGGACACGTCGGTTCCGGACGAGCACCGCGACACCGTCTACGACTACCTCGACAAGGGCGGGGCGAGCAACGTCGCCAACTGCGTGCGCTACCTGGTGGCGCAGTACGGCGACGCCGACCCCTCGTACGACGAGCCGGTGACACTGCCAACGGAAGGAGTGTATCACCCTGACCATCCGGGCGCAAGCATCGACGAACTGCGGGCGACGTTCGACCCCGCGAAGCCGACCGTCGCCGTCTGGTTCTACGAGTCCCACTGGACCCACGAGAACACCCGCTACGTCGACGCGCAGGTCCGGGCCATTGAGGCCCACGGGGCGAACGCGCTCCCGATATTCTGTGAACCGGCGACCGACGCCGAGGGCCAGTGGAACGCCGAACAGGTCACTGAGGAGTGGCTCCTCGATGCCGACGGCAACCCGCTGGTCGATGCAGTCTGCTCGTCGTTCATGTTCTCGCTGTCGATGGACGAACGCGGGCGCAGCGCCGACGACGAAGGCCAGAGCGCCGAGGACGTGTTCCTCGACAAACTCGGCGTCCCGGTCATCCAGACCGTGACGACGATGCGCTCCCGGTCCCGGTACGACAGCAGCGATACGGGCGTGATGGGCTTCGAACTCGCGCTTTCGGTCGCGCTGCCGGAGTTCGACGGCAACGTCATCACGCACCCCATCTCGGGCAAGGAGCGGACCGACGACGCCGCCGATATCGGGAGCGCCCCGAAACAGCACTTCCCGATCGACGACCGCATCGACCACGTCGCGCGGCTGGCGGTCAACTGGGCCGAACTGCGCCACACCCCGAACGACGAGAAGCAGGTCGCCGTCGTTCTGCACAACTACCCGCCCAGCGACGACGGCATCGGGACCGCCTTCGGGCTGGATTCGCCCGAGAGTACAGTGAATCTGCTGGAGGAACTGGATGCTCGCGGGTATGACCTCGGTGATACGATGCCCGAGAGCGGCCAGTCGCTTGTCGAGCGCTTGACCGCCCAACTGACCCTCGACGACCGCTGGGTCGCGCCCGAGGACGTGCGCGAGCTGAGCGTCGACACCGTCTCGCCGACCCAGTACGGCGAGTGGTTCGAGATGCTTGACGACGACTTCCGTGAGAACGTCGTTGAGGAGTGGGGCGACCCGCCTGAGCGCCCGTTCGCAATTCCCGGCGTGGAGTTCGGAAACGTGCTCGTGACAGTCCAGCCCCCACGCGGGTTCGGCATGGACCCCTCGAAAGTGTACCACGACTCGGACCTCCAGCCGCCCCACGACTACGTCGCGTTCTACCGCTGGCTCCGCAACAGCTACGAGACGGACGCTGTCGTTCACCTCGGGACCCACGGCAGTCTGGAGTGGCTGCCGGGCAAGACTGTCGGGCTGGACGGCGAGAGCGCACCGGACCAGCTCATCGACGACATCCCGAACGTCTACCCGTACATCGTCAACAACCCCGGCGAGGGGACCCAGGCCAAGCGTCGGTCCTATGCCGCCATCGTGGACTACCTGACCCCGGTGATGGCCAATGCCGGAACCTACGACGACTTGGCCGACCTGGAAGAACTGGCCGACCGCTACCGCGAGGCCGGCATGGAAGACGCCCGGACCGACGACGGCGAGCACCTCGCCGAGCAGCTCCGCCAGACCGTCGACGAACTGGACCTCGCTGTCGAACTCGGCATCGCCGGCGAAATCGACGAGAAGGCCGACGTACGTGGCCCTGACGAAGCCGGGTCGACGCTCGCTGAGGGTGACGTGGCTGGCGACGACCTCGACATTGACGCCCTCGTCGAACGGGTCCACGAGTACCTCACCGACGTGAAGACGACGCAGATCCGGAAGGGGCTGCACACGATGGGCGAGCCGCCGGCCGACGACCGACTGGTCGACTACTTGGTCGCGCTCACGCGCCTCGAGAACCCCGGCGCGCCGTCCCTGCGCGAGAGCGTCGCTGGCGTGCTGGGCGTCGACTACGACAAGCTCCGGAACGCCCCCGGCGAGTACGACGAGGCGCTGGGGATGACCTACGCCGAGGCCGCCGACCACGTCCACGAGACCAGCAAAGACCTCGTCCGGACACTGGCCGAGCACGACTTCGACGTGCCCGAGAGCGAACTCGAAGACAACACCTCGGAGGTGAATATGAACCTTCTCGTGGTCGACATCGAACCGCTCGGGGACGCTCGCGTCCGGTCTGGCGCACACGAGGACCTCCGCGAGGCGCTGGCGTACATCTGCGAGGAAGCCGCTCCGCGGGTGGCCGGCGCAGCCGACGAGATTCCCCGCACCGCCGATGCTCTGGCTGGCGAGTACGTCCCACCCGGCGGCTCCGGCGCGCCGACCCGCGGCGGCGTCGACCTCCTTCCCACAGCCAGAAACTTCTACACACTGGACCCGCGGAAGGTCCCGGCCAAGACGGCGTGGGACGTGGGCAGCGAGGTCGCCGACGGTGTACTGGAGCGCCATGAAACGGACGAAGGCGAGTACCCCGAGGAAATCGGCGTCGTCGTCTGGGGCACGCCGACGGTTCGGACCCGCGGCGAGACAATTGCGCAGGTGCTCGCGCTGATGGGCGTCGAACCGGTCTGGTCCGACGCCGGCCGCGTCGAGGACGTGGAACCGATTCCGCTCGAGGAACTCGGCCGGCCGCGTATCGACGTGACGACGCGTGTCTCCGGCCTGTTCCGCGATGCGTTCCCGGCGGCAGCGGGGGTCGTCCACGACGCCGTCGACGCCGTTGTCGACCTCGACGAACCCCACGAGATGAACTACGTGAAGAAACACGTCGAGGAGGAGACCGATGACCTTGTCGCCGACGGCATGGACGAGGGCGACGCCGAGAGCGCGGCGAAACACCGCGTGTTCACCACTCGCCCCGGCGGCTACGGGGCCGGGACGAACAAGGCCGTTGACGAGGGTAACTGGGACGACCGCTCGGACCTCGCCGACGTGTACGTCCAGTGGGGCGGCTACGCGATGGGGTCACGCGGCCGAGTGAGCGACGCTCACGACGCATTCGAGCGCCGTCTATCCTCTGTCGACGCGACGGTCAAAATCGAGGACACCGCCGAACAGGACGAGTTCGACTCCTCGGACTGGTACGCCTTCCACGGCGGCTTCATCTCCGCGGTCACGGAGATTGCCGGCGAGGAGCCGAACTCCTATGTCGGGGACTCCTCGGACCCGGACAACGTCGACGTGTACACCAACGAGGAGAAAGTCCGGAAGGCGATGCGGGCCCGCGTCCTCAACCCCTCCTGGCTCGACTCGATGGAGGAACACGGCTACAAAGGAGCCGGGGACCTCTCGACGACGGTCGACGTGGTGCTGGGCTGGGACGCCACGACCGACGTGGTCAGCGACACCCTCTGGGAGGACGTGGCCGAGCGCTACGCCTTTGACGAGGAGCGACAGGACTGGCTCCGAGACGTGAACCCCTGGGCGCTGGATTCGATCACCGACACGCTACTCGAAGCCATCGACCGCGGGCTCTGGGACGCCGACGATGAGACCCGGGACCGCCTGCGGGACCTGAATCTGGAAGTTGACGGTGACCTGGAGAGCCGAGCGACGGGGGGTCCGGAGCGAGGCTCTCCGAACGAGCGAGCGGGGAGCAGTGCGACCCGCGAGCAGGACGAGGAGGTGACTTCAGATGACGACTAA
- a CDS encoding CbtB domain-containing protein encodes MQDDTDTKHATDSVYDRIERARASLTGPQIAIAVALVAALGFTLLFVQDPMLHDSLHNFRHSAGITCH; translated from the coding sequence ATGCAGGATGACACTGATACCAAACACGCGACGGATAGCGTGTACGACCGTATCGAACGCGCCAGAGCATCCCTGACTGGCCCACAGATCGCCATCGCCGTCGCGCTGGTGGCGGCGCTCGGCTTCACGCTGCTGTTCGTGCAGGACCCAATGCTGCACGACTCACTGCACAACTTCCGCCACAGCGCCGGCATCACCTGCCACTGA
- a CDS encoding CbtA family protein: protein MATDYLERGAMAGVAGGLVYGLFIATVGNAFTAGLETFEHSHGGGGPVVSELTTTVVSIGGGVLWGLLFGVAAFGMVYFFLEPAIPGSGATKRLALAGAGFLTVSGAPWLVLPPQPPGVEQALGTETRLAWYAGLMALGALVAVLAGLAYQRTARHHTAIRLGAMALPLALLAVPVALAPANPVHGDVPAALVAAYRWTVVFGQLVLWATIAGVHTWLGENDTAAADELDYPATAD, encoded by the coding sequence ATGGCGACTGACTACCTCGAACGCGGCGCGATGGCCGGCGTGGCCGGCGGGCTGGTCTACGGCCTGTTCATCGCGACGGTCGGGAACGCCTTCACCGCTGGACTGGAGACATTCGAGCACAGCCACGGCGGGGGCGGCCCCGTCGTCTCCGAACTCACGACGACCGTCGTAAGCATCGGCGGCGGCGTCCTCTGGGGCCTGCTGTTCGGCGTTGCAGCGTTCGGGATGGTGTACTTCTTCCTCGAACCTGCAATCCCCGGCTCGGGCGCGACGAAGCGACTGGCGCTTGCGGGAGCCGGCTTTCTCACCGTCTCCGGCGCGCCGTGGCTCGTCTTGCCGCCACAGCCACCGGGCGTCGAGCAGGCGCTTGGGACAGAGACGCGCCTCGCCTGGTACGCCGGCCTGATGGCACTGGGGGCGCTGGTCGCAGTGCTCGCCGGGCTCGCGTATCAGCGGACAGCGCGCCACCACACCGCCATTCGACTCGGAGCCATGGCGCTGCCGCTCGCACTGCTCGCAGTTCCGGTCGCGCTCGCACCGGCAAACCCGGTCCACGGTGACGTGCCTGCCGCGCTCGTCGCGGCCTACCGCTGGACGGTCGTGTTCGGCCAGCTAGTGCTGTGGGCCACCATCGCTGGTGTACACACGTGGCTCGGCGAGAACGACACCGCGGCTGCGGACGAGCTGGACTATCCAGCGACAGCAGACTGA
- a CDS encoding VWA domain-containing protein: MVVFVAGKKASQGPTFAAVVGQRDLKDGLLAVATDDDLDGLLVRGEKGTAKSTAVRALADLLPEQRAVADCPYGCPPDRPDEQCEDCRTRSDPPVETRSVPLVTLPLGATRDRVVGTLSVADALDGDHEFDPGLLARANRGILYVDEVNLLDDHLVDVLLDAAASGQNRVERDGVTVTHPAEFTLVGTMNPEEGDLRPQLRDRFALQTEVSACEDLDDRVAIIDQALGESDDEERQTEPDRGPGERLRTARDLLPEVDLAREFREQIAELCRDAGLDGHRGDIATARAARTFAALDGRTTVLESDIERAAEFALPHRLTSRPFEDAPDVDDVLDDHFEDEEGEAEEESADDEESGEEGGDADSDEEAGAGDESVNDGADSEGSEDGSEQQEQRPDDSGESGEDGDDESGERGEQPTPASADSDGERQEAEAGDGEGAAGDDGGEGDPDQPDDPENATPLLPGQSRTAVGDSGAPDVDAPSVDTDGGSASGRASATGTKRGATVRTERAGRDDEVDAAASVRAAASRGSGRVESRDLRKSVRAGDAETLVVFAVDASASMRPAMKAAKGTVLELLKDAYQARDEVAFVTFAGEGADVVLPPTDSVSLAARHLKDLPTGDRTPLPDGLTAACEVLDRADPDAGVVIVVTDGRANTADGSPVAATRTAARTLGEAATRTIVVNAGEAGRAGLLDLVAEETDASVVSLDALTAERVDAVASDQ; this comes from the coding sequence ATGGTTGTATTCGTCGCGGGCAAAAAAGCTTCGCAGGGACCGACGTTCGCGGCCGTCGTCGGCCAGCGCGACCTCAAGGACGGCCTGCTCGCGGTCGCGACGGACGACGACCTCGACGGCCTGCTGGTCCGCGGCGAGAAGGGGACAGCGAAGTCGACGGCGGTGCGCGCGCTTGCCGACCTGCTGCCCGAGCAGCGCGCGGTCGCGGACTGCCCCTACGGCTGTCCGCCAGACCGGCCCGACGAGCAATGCGAGGACTGCCGGACACGCTCAGACCCGCCGGTCGAAACTCGTTCGGTTCCACTCGTGACGCTCCCCCTCGGTGCGACCCGGGACCGCGTCGTCGGCACGCTGTCGGTGGCCGACGCGCTCGACGGCGACCACGAGTTCGACCCCGGCCTGCTCGCCCGCGCGAACCGCGGCATCCTCTACGTGGACGAGGTGAATCTGCTCGACGACCATCTCGTGGACGTACTCCTCGACGCCGCCGCGAGCGGCCAAAACCGGGTCGAGCGCGATGGCGTCACCGTCACCCACCCCGCCGAGTTCACGCTCGTCGGGACGATGAACCCCGAAGAAGGCGACCTGCGCCCGCAGTTGCGGGACCGCTTCGCCCTGCAGACTGAAGTCAGCGCCTGCGAGGACCTTGACGACCGCGTTGCTATCATTGACCAGGCGCTCGGGGAAAGCGATGACGAGGAGAGGCAGACCGAACCGGACCGCGGTCCGGGCGAGCGCCTGCGGACCGCCCGCGACCTGCTCCCGGAGGTCGACCTCGCCCGCGAGTTCCGCGAACAGATCGCCGAACTCTGTCGGGACGCCGGCCTCGACGGCCACCGCGGCGATATCGCTACAGCGCGAGCGGCCCGGACCTTCGCTGCGCTGGACGGGCGGACGACGGTACTCGAATCAGATATCGAACGCGCCGCCGAGTTCGCGCTCCCCCACCGGCTCACCTCCCGGCCCTTCGAGGACGCGCCGGACGTGGACGACGTGCTCGACGACCATTTCGAGGACGAGGAGGGCGAGGCTGAGGAGGAGTCCGCCGATGACGAAGAAAGCGGTGAGGAGGGGGGTGACGCGGACAGCGACGAGGAAGCGGGGGCCGGCGACGAGTCAGTAAACGACGGAGCCGATTCCGAAGGCAGTGAGGACGGAAGCGAACAGCAGGAGCAGCGCCCGGACGACAGCGGAGAATCCGGCGAGGACGGCGACGACGAGTCAGGCGAGCGCGGCGAGCAGCCGACGCCCGCTTCGGCCGACAGCGACGGCGAGCGGCAGGAAGCAGAGGCCGGCGACGGCGAAGGAGCGGCCGGAGACGACGGTGGGGAGGGCGACCCCGACCAACCCGACGACCCCGAAAACGCCACCCCGCTGCTGCCGGGCCAGTCCCGCACCGCAGTCGGCGACAGCGGCGCGCCTGACGTGGACGCACCATCGGTCGACACAGACGGTGGGAGCGCAAGCGGCCGTGCGAGCGCGACAGGGACGAAACGCGGTGCAACGGTCCGAACCGAGCGCGCCGGCCGGGACGATGAGGTCGACGCCGCAGCGTCGGTCCGGGCGGCGGCCAGTCGCGGGAGCGGCCGTGTCGAGTCACGTGACCTTCGGAAGTCCGTTCGTGCAGGCGACGCCGAGACGCTGGTGGTGTTCGCCGTCGACGCGAGCGCGTCGATGCGCCCGGCGATGAAAGCCGCAAAAGGCACAGTACTGGAACTGCTGAAAGACGCCTATCAGGCCCGCGACGAAGTCGCGTTCGTCACCTTCGCCGGCGAGGGCGCGGACGTGGTACTCCCGCCCACTGACAGCGTTTCGCTGGCGGCACGCCACCTGAAAGACCTCCCCACAGGCGACCGGACACCACTGCCGGACGGGCTGACGGCCGCCTGCGAAGTGCTCGACCGGGCGGACCCGGATGCCGGCGTCGTCATCGTCGTAACCGACGGGCGGGCGAACACCGCCGACGGGAGTCCGGTGGCAGCGACCAGAACCGCGGCGCGAACGCTCGGTGAAGCAGCCACCCGGACTATCGTCGTGAATGCCGGCGAAGCGGGCCGTGCTGGATTACTTGACCTCGTTGCAGAGGAAACGGACGCGTCAGTGGTCTCACTGGACGCGCTGACCGCGGAGCGCGTCGATGCCGTCGCCAGCGACCAGTAG
- a CDS encoding Rnase Y domain-containing protein, translating to MADNTDPDHEEAQPAADYEADDDSTVDDSADDSTVDDSADDSTVDDSADDSTVADRPTEREREFAQMQRRLNEREMGLDQRSAELDRREEKSDAREEELDRQEAELDEREYRLDEREAALDDRETDLDKREAELTEYDAQLSERAAELDEHEETLNTYLSEQMSDLEETVTGTMYDALERYENRSAGRFGPTGTMLVGLAGVALVVAGIGFGALASAGTAPFSAGGTTANVVIAAVVAIVGLALNLGTVAGKI from the coding sequence ATGGCTGATAACACAGACCCGGACCACGAGGAGGCACAGCCGGCGGCGGACTACGAAGCCGACGACGACAGCACCGTCGATGACAGCGCCGACGACAGCACCGTCGATGACAGCGCCGACGACAGCACCGTCGACGACAGCGCCGACGACAGCACCGTCGCCGACCGCCCAACCGAGCGCGAACGGGAGTTCGCGCAGATGCAGCGCCGGCTCAATGAACGGGAGATGGGCCTCGATCAGCGGAGCGCAGAGCTCGACCGGCGCGAAGAGAAGAGTGACGCCCGCGAGGAGGAACTCGACCGGCAAGAGGCGGAACTGGACGAACGGGAGTACCGGCTCGATGAACGCGAAGCCGCGCTTGACGACCGCGAGACCGACCTCGACAAGCGCGAGGCCGAACTGACAGAGTACGACGCGCAGCTTTCCGAGCGCGCCGCGGAACTCGACGAACACGAGGAGACGCTGAACACCTACCTCTCAGAACAGATGTCAGACCTAGAGGAGACGGTCACCGGGACGATGTACGACGCATTGGAGCGGTACGAGAACCGGTCGGCTGGTCGGTTCGGCCCGACCGGTACGATGCTCGTCGGGCTGGCCGGCGTGGCGCTCGTCGTCGCCGGAATCGGGTTCGGCGCACTGGCGTCGGCTGGTACGGCCCCGTTCAGCGCCGGCGGGACGACGGCGAACGTCGTTATCGCCGCGGTCGTCGCTATCGTCGGGCTGGCGCTGAATCTCGGGACAGTTGCCGGAAAAATCTGA